A single Eulemur rufifrons isolate Redbay chromosome 9, OSU_ERuf_1, whole genome shotgun sequence DNA region contains:
- the GJD3 gene encoding gap junction delta-3 protein: protein MGEWAFLGSLLDAVQVQSPLVGRLWLVVMLIFRILVLATVGGAVFEDEQEEFVCNTLQPGCRQTCYDRAFPVSHYRFWLFHILLLSAPPVLFVIYSMHQASKEAGGAEAAACARGRPEGPCAPCAQRARRARRCYLLSVALRLLAELAFLGGQALLYGFRVAPHFACAGPPCPHTVDCFVSRPTEKTVFVVFYFAVGLLSALLSLAELGHLLWKGRPRAGERDNGCSRAHEEAQKLLPPPPPGVPSRRPSQDPYAPPAYAHRPPSGDGEGGSGRSKVSLATGRQDLAI from the coding sequence ATGGGGGAGTGGGCGTTCCTGGGCTCGCTGCTGGACGCCGTGCAGGTGCAGTCGCCGCTCGTGGGCCGCCTCTGGCTGGTGGTGATGCTGATCTTCCGCATCCTGGTGCTGGCCACTGTGGGCGGCGCCGTGTTCGAGGACGAGCAGGAGGAGTTCGTGTGCAACACGCTGCAGCCGGGCTGTCGCCAGACCTGCTACGACCGCGCCTTCCCGGTCTCGCACTACCGCTTCTGGCTCTTCCACATCCTGCTGCTCTCGGCGCCCCCGGTGCTGTTCGTCATCTACTCCATGCACCAGGCCAGCAAGGAGGCGGGCGGCGCGGAGGCGGCGGCGTGTGCCCGCGGGCGGCCGGAGGGTCCCTGCGCGCCCTGCGCCCAGCGCGCCCGCCGCGCGCGCCGCTGCTACCTGCTGAGCGTGGCGCTGCGCCTGCTGGCCGAGCTGGCCTTCCTGGGCGGCCAGGCGCTGCTCTACGGCTTCCGCGTGGCCCCGCACTTCGCGTGCGCCGGCCCGCCCTGCCCGCACACCGTCGACTGCTTCGTGAGCCGGCCCACCGAGAAGACCGTCTTCGTGGTCTTCTACTTCGCCGTGGGGCTGCTGTCGGCGCTGCTCAGCCTGGCCGAGCTGGGCCACCTGCTCTGGAAGGGCCGCCCGCGCGCCGGGGAGCGCGACAACGGCTGCAGCCGCGCGCACGAGGAGGCGCAGAAGctgctcccgccgccgccgccaggcGTGCCCTCCCGGCGCCCCAGCCAGGACCCCTACGCCCCACCCGCCTATGCGCACAGGCCGCCGTCCGGAGACGGCGAGGGCGGCAGCGGCCGCAGCAAGGTGTCGCTGGCCACTGGCCGCCAGGACCTGGCCATCTAG